One Pseudochaenichthys georgianus chromosome 4, fPseGeo1.2, whole genome shotgun sequence DNA window includes the following coding sequences:
- the LOC117446031 gene encoding uncharacterized protein C2orf72 homolog gives MADFLEDTTLPEEEREFRKTIALIGGKERIYLVSDAGKSKDVDGGDSGIFQEFINDMFHYSNGEFTNSPSGMHGDTASIYPVCGKTETKSHEIPLKARPTDLDLGACPVVEDVEKGNPTRNGTAKRTATRRANIYSRKRTIDSPVIIFVFRQTFLSKSSNELYVKETLKDVKARTKRARIARPALIGLIRTGEESAETHQCAQLLESLIRSVFHKQSPETIWVGCFIPKTEAKILSIKKNACKVIYSSQTADNTRDRGNPLLWPFQCLSWDHRRGQANNSSNGRQRDHTGSKEEGIPLKTISLSAGPQVDGGCHDT, from the exons ATGGCAGATTTCCTGGAGGACACGACGCTGCCCGAGGAGGAGAGGGAGTTTAGGAAAACTATAGCTTTGATCGGAGGTAAAGAGAGGATTTATTTGGTCAGTGATGCCGGTAAAAGTAAAGATGTGGACGGGGGTGACTCTGGAATATTTCAGGAGTTTATCAATGACATGTTTCACTACAGCAACGGGGAGTTCACAAACTCTCCTTCAGGCATGCACGGCGATACTGCAAGTATATACCCTGTTTGTGGAAAAACCGAGACTAAAAGCCATGAAATACCACTAAAAGCGAGGCCTACGGATTTGGATTTGGGAGCCTGTCCGGTGGTTGAGGACGTGGAGAAAGGAAATCCGACGCGCAATGGCACCGCTAAGAGAACAGCAACGAGGAGAGCAAACATTTACAGCCGAAAGCGAACTATAGACTCTCCTGTCATCATATTCGTCTTCAGACAGACATTTCTAAGCAAAAGTTCCAACGAATTGTATGTAAAAGAGACACTGAAGGACGTAAAGGCACGTACGAAACGTGCCAGAATCGCCAGACCAGCTCTGATTGGATTAATACGCACCGGAGAGGAGAGCGCCGAAACGCATCAGTGTGCGCAACTCCTGGAGAGTCTGATCCGCTCTGTGTTCCACAAACAGTCTCCAGAGACAATATGGGTCGGCTGTTTTATCCCTAAGACAGAGGCCAAAATCCTCAGCATCAAGAAAAATGCCTGCAAAGTCATATACTCATCCCAAACAGCAG ATAATACCAGGGATAGAGGGAACCCGCTTCTCTGGCCATTCCAATGTTTGTCCTGGGATCATAGGAGAGGCCAGGCCAACAACTCTTCAAACGGCAGGCAAAGAG ATCACACCGGAAGTAAAGAGGAGGGTATCCCTCTGAAAACCATTTCCCTGTCGGCTGGACCTCAAGTGGATGGAGGATGTCATGACACGTGA